In the Mytilus trossulus isolate FHL-02 chromosome 1, PNRI_Mtr1.1.1.hap1, whole genome shotgun sequence genome, one interval contains:
- the LOC134693846 gene encoding dimethyladenosine transferase 1, mitochondrial-like isoform X1, translating into MVTHIYVHRVYVILILQEYSEKDMNKMATKLPPLPSISEIVRMYKLKARKQLSQNFLLDMNLTKKIVKAAGNISDGYVCEIGPGPGGISRSILEKDVRGLAVIEKDKRFIPSLQMLGDAGGGKMKIYHGDILQYDMDDVFPSEIKNKWEDDPPNLHLIGNLPFNVSTPLIIKLLHAISERRGPWKHGRVNLTLTFQEEVGYRMSVPPGDKERCRLSVMCQHLCHVDTKFIIPGSAFVPAPKVNVAVVTFNPLKKPLISQPFKLVEKVARHTFHYKQKMVRKGIETLFPPDMPELTAKMFELSEVNPTLKPINLTNEEVGRLCHVYNYICEQHPYILSYDYRSPQMKDFVRKARQLEMDKIEQQIILGPSEMTESIIAPENNT; encoded by the exons ATGGTAACtcatatatatgtacacagaGTTTATGTCATCT TGATATTACAAGAATATAGTGAAAAGGATATGAATAAAATGGCTACAAAATTACCTCCCCTTCCAAGTATATCTGAAATTGTAAGAATGTACAAACTTAAAGCAAGAAAACAGCTGTCACAGAATTTCTTACTAGACATGAATTTAACCAAAAAGATTGTGAAAGCAGCTGGAAATATTAGTGATGGATATGTCTGTGAAATTGGACCTGGACCAGGGGGAATAAGTCGGTCTATCCTTGAAAAAGATGTCAGAGGGTTGGCAGTCattgaaaaagataaaagatttaTTCCAAGTTTACAG ATGTTAGGAGATGCAGGTGGAGGGAAAATGAAGATATATCATggtgatattttacaatatgatATGGACGATGTATTTCCGTCAGAAATCAAGAACAAATGGGAGGATGACCCTCCAAATCTTCATTTAATAGGAAATCTACCATTTAATGTTTCTACACCTCTTATAATCAAACTGTTACACGCTATATCAGAACGCAGAGGTCCATGGAAACATGGCAGAGTCAACCTAACCTTGACCTTTCAAGAGGAAGTGGGTTACAGAATGTCAGTCCCACCGGGTGATAAAGAACGATGTCGATTATCTGTGATGTGTCAGCATTTATGTCATGTAGATACAAAGTTTATTATTCCTG GTAGTGCCTTTGTGCCAGCTCCTAAAGTCAATGTTGCTGTAGTAACCTTTAACCCCTTAAAGAAACCATTGATTAGCCAACCATTTAAATTGGTAGAAAAAGTTGCCAGACATACTTTCcattataaacagaaaatggtCAGAAAAGGAATAGA GACTTTGTTTCCACCAGATATGCCTGAACTCACTGCAAAAATGTTTGAGTTATCGGAAGTGAATCCCACCTTAAAACCAATAAATCTGACCAATGAAGAAGTTGGACGATTGTGCCATGTTTAtaactatatttgtgaacaacatCCGTATATATTGTCATATGATTACAGAAGTCCACAAATGAAAGATTTTGTGAGAAAAGCAAGACAGTTAGAAATGGACAAGATAGAACAACAGATTATATTAGGTCCTTCAGAAATGACAGAATCTATTATTGCACctgaaaacaatacataa
- the LOC134693846 gene encoding dimethyladenosine transferase 1, mitochondrial-like isoform X2, with amino-acid sequence MNKMATKLPPLPSISEIVRMYKLKARKQLSQNFLLDMNLTKKIVKAAGNISDGYVCEIGPGPGGISRSILEKDVRGLAVIEKDKRFIPSLQMLGDAGGGKMKIYHGDILQYDMDDVFPSEIKNKWEDDPPNLHLIGNLPFNVSTPLIIKLLHAISERRGPWKHGRVNLTLTFQEEVGYRMSVPPGDKERCRLSVMCQHLCHVDTKFIIPGSAFVPAPKVNVAVVTFNPLKKPLISQPFKLVEKVARHTFHYKQKMVRKGIETLFPPDMPELTAKMFELSEVNPTLKPINLTNEEVGRLCHVYNYICEQHPYILSYDYRSPQMKDFVRKARQLEMDKIEQQIILGPSEMTESIIAPENNT; translated from the exons ATGAATAAAATGGCTACAAAATTACCTCCCCTTCCAAGTATATCTGAAATTGTAAGAATGTACAAACTTAAAGCAAGAAAACAGCTGTCACAGAATTTCTTACTAGACATGAATTTAACCAAAAAGATTGTGAAAGCAGCTGGAAATATTAGTGATGGATATGTCTGTGAAATTGGACCTGGACCAGGGGGAATAAGTCGGTCTATCCTTGAAAAAGATGTCAGAGGGTTGGCAGTCattgaaaaagataaaagatttaTTCCAAGTTTACAG ATGTTAGGAGATGCAGGTGGAGGGAAAATGAAGATATATCATggtgatattttacaatatgatATGGACGATGTATTTCCGTCAGAAATCAAGAACAAATGGGAGGATGACCCTCCAAATCTTCATTTAATAGGAAATCTACCATTTAATGTTTCTACACCTCTTATAATCAAACTGTTACACGCTATATCAGAACGCAGAGGTCCATGGAAACATGGCAGAGTCAACCTAACCTTGACCTTTCAAGAGGAAGTGGGTTACAGAATGTCAGTCCCACCGGGTGATAAAGAACGATGTCGATTATCTGTGATGTGTCAGCATTTATGTCATGTAGATACAAAGTTTATTATTCCTG GTAGTGCCTTTGTGCCAGCTCCTAAAGTCAATGTTGCTGTAGTAACCTTTAACCCCTTAAAGAAACCATTGATTAGCCAACCATTTAAATTGGTAGAAAAAGTTGCCAGACATACTTTCcattataaacagaaaatggtCAGAAAAGGAATAGA GACTTTGTTTCCACCAGATATGCCTGAACTCACTGCAAAAATGTTTGAGTTATCGGAAGTGAATCCCACCTTAAAACCAATAAATCTGACCAATGAAGAAGTTGGACGATTGTGCCATGTTTAtaactatatttgtgaacaacatCCGTATATATTGTCATATGATTACAGAAGTCCACAAATGAAAGATTTTGTGAGAAAAGCAAGACAGTTAGAAATGGACAAGATAGAACAACAGATTATATTAGGTCCTTCAGAAATGACAGAATCTATTATTGCACctgaaaacaatacataa